Genomic segment of Geminocystis herdmanii PCC 6308:
AAATTTGATCAGCATTTTACAGTTTTATGGGATGGAGGGCATATAAAATTTTTCTCAGTTAAAACATTGACAGAATTATTAAAAGAAGGTGGGTTTACTGATATTAAATTTAATTTTGTGGGAAGATTACCTTATTTGTGGAAAGGAATGTTAAGTCTTGCTACTATTAAAAAATAAGAAGCATTCATTATTAAACTATTTTATTCGGAAATAATTTGTTGAAATTCTCTTTTAAAAATCTCAATATTTTAGTTAGTGGATTAATATTATTCTTTATTACTGCTTGTCAAAAAGAAATCAAAGAATCTGACAATTTATCCACTATTTCCTCAGAAGAAAAACAAGCAATTATTAAACAAGTTTACAGTCAAGAAAAAGAAATAAATCTTTGCAATCAGCAAAGGGATAAAGAATTATCTCAAGATTCAGCTAATATATTTATTCTCAACGATCGAACCTATTTAATTGAAATAATTTGTTTTTTAGGGGCTTATCAAAGTAATTATCAATACCTTTTGTTCGATCGAACTTCCGAAGAAATAACAGTAATTAATTTTGATACTTTTGATAATAGTACCGATAATTTAAAGTTAACAAATACTAACACCATAAACGGCATGACAGATTTTGATGTGACAGAGCAAAGTTTAATGGTTATCAGCAAATCAAGGGGCATGGGAGATTGTGGCAGTTATGCTCAATACGAATGGAATCTCGATCGATTTAAATTGATCGAATATCGATATAAAAAAGACTGTGATGAGGTATATTTACCCCCTGAAAATTATCCCCTTATTTATCCATAAAATTAGCTTTAAATTGTGCTTTTGTAATCTGCATTTTAATTTACTTTTATTTATTACCATTTCAATTAAATACTTAAAACTTATTACCTACCTCAGTTCGATATAATAAACCTTAAAAAATAAGTTTGTAGTGATGGCTTTAGCCATTTATTAATAAGCCTTTTAAGGCTTACTACGAACTATAAATATTTAATTATCATGACTCAATTTTACCCCCCTAATAGCATAATCTAAAAGTTCGATCGGATGAATAACTTGAATTTCCTTCCCTTGTAATTGTAAATGTTTAGCAATTTGCAACGAGCATCCGGGGTTAGGAGAAGCAATAATTTCCGCCCCCGTATTTAATAAATTACGCACTTTTTGCTCCCCTAATTCATTAGCAACATCAGGCTGTAACAAATTATAAACTCCTGCACTGCCACAACATAAAGCATTATCTAAAGGCTCTTTTAACTCTAAATTAGGTATCTTTTGTAATAGTTGGCGAGGTTGTAAACTAATTTTTTGCCCATGTAAAAGGTGACAAGCATCCTGATAAACTACCTTAATTTTATCGTCAGAAATGGGGGATAAATCTGTGTTTAAGCCTATTTCTGCTAAAAATTCTTGAATATCCCTGACTTTACTCACAAAATCTTCCGCTTTACTTAAATATTGTGGATCATCCGCTAAAATATGATGATATTCTTTAAGGGTATGTCCACAACCTGCTGCATTGATGATAATATAGTCCACATCGGTATCAGCAAAACTGTCAATCATTTGACGTACAATACTTTGAGCCTGATTTTCTTGCCCTTGATGCGCAGGTAACGCCCCACAACATCCCTGAGTTTTCGGAATCACCACTTCACAACCATTGGCAGTTAAAACCCTTACTGTAGCTTCATTTACTGAATCGAAAAATAATCTTTGCACACATCCCAACACCACCCCAACTCGATACCTTTTTTCTCCCTTCGCCGAAATAGTATAAGGATATTTTTTGTTAAGGGATTTAAGATTAATACGAGGCAAAATTGACTCCATGGAGGCAATGCGGGGGAAATATTTAAGGATTCCCGTTTTTTTCACGAGGGTTTGTAATCCAGACACTTGATAAAACCACAGCAAAGGCAAAAATATAGTTAATCTTTCTGGATAGGGAAAGATGTTAAAAATAATAGTGCGGAGGAATTTTTCCCAAAGGTTGCGAGGCTGATTTCTTTCGACTTGAGGGCGCACGGCGGAGATTAATTGATCATATTGTACACCCGAAGGGCAAGTACTGACACAGGCTAAACAACCCAAACAACTGTCAAAATGTTGAGCGGTGGTATCATCTAAACTGGCTTCTCCTTTGTTAATGGCATCCATCAAATAAATTCTCCCCCTAGGAGAGTCCATTTCTTTGCCGATGACTCGATAACTTGGGCAAGTGGATAAACAGAAGCCACAATGTACACATTGATCAACTAAAGATTGGGCAGGGGGATTTTTGAAATCAAAGCCTTTAATATTTTCTTCGGGTAAGTTTAATTCTGATGTTGTCGGGCTATTCATTAATTTATTTATGTCTATAGAAACGATAGATTTTACTGTAGTTTAGTAAAATAGGATTATTTACTAACTTATCCTATAACGATTAGGAATGGAAAATAAGACAAAACAAATCAAAAATATAAACTAATTTTAAACTTAAATTTATATGAAAAAAATAGGAGATTTAGGAGAAGATATTATTGCTCAATATTTAGTTAATAATGATTATGAAATACTCGATCGAGCTTGGCATTCTCTTTGGGGAGAAATTGATAT
This window contains:
- a CDS encoding DUF1176 domain-containing protein, which translates into the protein MLKFSFKNLNILVSGLILFFITACQKEIKESDNLSTISSEEKQAIIKQVYSQEKEINLCNQQRDKELSQDSANIFILNDRTYLIEIICFLGAYQSNYQYLLFDRTSEEITVINFDTFDNSTDNLKLTNTNTINGMTDFDVTEQSLMVISKSRGMGDCGSYAQYEWNLDRFKLIEYRYKKDCDEVYLPPENYPLIYP
- a CDS encoding (Fe-S)-binding protein, translated to MNSPTTSELNLPEENIKGFDFKNPPAQSLVDQCVHCGFCLSTCPSYRVIGKEMDSPRGRIYLMDAINKGEASLDDTTAQHFDSCLGCLACVSTCPSGVQYDQLISAVRPQVERNQPRNLWEKFLRTIIFNIFPYPERLTIFLPLLWFYQVSGLQTLVKKTGILKYFPRIASMESILPRINLKSLNKKYPYTISAKGEKRYRVGVVLGCVQRLFFDSVNEATVRVLTANGCEVVIPKTQGCCGALPAHQGQENQAQSIVRQMIDSFADTDVDYIIINAAGCGHTLKEYHHILADDPQYLSKAEDFVSKVRDIQEFLAEIGLNTDLSPISDDKIKVVYQDACHLLHGQKISLQPRQLLQKIPNLELKEPLDNALCCGSAGVYNLLQPDVANELGEQKVRNLLNTGAEIIASPNPGCSLQIAKHLQLQGKEIQVIHPIELLDYAIRGVKLSHDN